A window of Patagioenas fasciata isolate bPatFas1 chromosome 5, bPatFas1.hap1, whole genome shotgun sequence contains these coding sequences:
- the PPP1R13B gene encoding apoptosis-stimulating of p53 protein 1 isoform X7, translating into MELEHVEATRTFTADGQCCKIKMCSLTITWENSEQVGNPRVELTLSELQDMAARQQQQIENQQQMLVAKEQRLRYLKQQERRQQQSVSESEKLQKLKERVETQETKLKKIRAMRGQVDYSKIMNGNLSTEIEHISAMFQEKQQELQAAVLKVDQLTQQLEDLRKGKLNGFQSYNGQMTGPAAVELKKLYQELQIRNRLNQEQNSKLQQQKELLNKRNMEVAMMDKRINELRERLYKKKVEARQKENIPLNRINGTSSPQSSLSASGRVAAVGPYIQVPSAGTYAVPVDPVKPQSLTIASSSTHGRSKSETDCGCVKKSPDTWKVSDLDIIADPILSPPTSLQSAGHNVIRLAPTVCDTQHSTDGNWPILKQSSTPVVKPPQISNADWKESSMDTALKQGTISSQPLPTSVLGSTDKLGLDLGKVPPPIPGVSKQLPQNYGTYPSPVPLGTSSTNSLERRKDGSLPRPGTSITNRQRPVPLPPPSNVHQPSSSQQIQQRISVPPSPTYQPSGSPLFPGGDGRPELPLTVAIRPFLADKGSRPQSPRKGPQTVNSSSIYSMYLQQATPPKNYQQAVYNTLNKSVKAVYGKPVLQSGSTSPSPLPFLHGSLPAQTSSQPQSQPQTEVSDKDQELENAPPSSENSNVENIPRPLSPTKLTPIVHSPLRYQSDADLEALRRKLANAPRPLKKRSSITEPEGPSGPNIQKLLYQRFNTLAGGIESAPFYQPSNPQDFIGILADVDNGNASTNGNIEEPISVQPTVPLPDEPPPPSSDANDNELPSPATEELISTETTNQTSETTEDNNNNPAIVPSTEQSPSPTPEVSSPVEDEAPLPPALPPPLPPTKRTNLKKPNSERTGHGLRVKFNPLALLLDASLEGEFDLVQRIIYEVDDPSKPNDEGITPLHNAVCAGHHHIVKFLLDFGVNVNAADSDGWTPLHCAASCNSVHLCKLLVESGAAIFASTISDIETAADKCEEMEEGYIQCSQFLYGVQEKLGVMNKGVVYALWDYEAQNNDELSFHEGDAITILRRKDDNETEWWWARLNDKEGYVPKNLLGLYPRIKPRQRTLA; encoded by the exons GTTGGGAATCCACGTGTTGAGCTCACTCTTTCTGAACTTCAAGATATGGCTGCCCGACAACAGCAGCAGATTGAAAATCAACAGCAAATGTTGGTTGCTAAG GAGCAACGTTTGCGTTATTTGAAGCAACAAGAACGTCGCCAGCAGCAGTCCGTTTCTGAGAGTGAAAAGCTTCAAAAACTTAAAGAACGTGTTGAAACCCAGGagacaaagctgaaaaaaatccgTGCCATGAGAGGACAAGTGGACTACAGCAAGATCATGAATGGCAATCTGT CAACTGAAATTGAACATATAAGTGCAATGTTccaggaaaagcagcaggagctACAGGCTGCAGTGTTAAAAGTGGATCAACTTACTCAGCAACTGGAGGATTTAAGGAAAGGGAAACTGAACGGGTTTCAGTCATACAACGGCCAAATGACGGGACCTGCCGCAGTAGAATTAAAGAAGTTGTATCAAGAGCTACAG attcgtAACAGGCTTAACCAGGAGCAGAACTCAAAGCTTCAGCAGCAGAAGGAGCTCTTAAACAAACGCAATATGGAGGTGGCTATGATGGACAAGCGAATCAATGAGCTGCGGGAACGACTATACAAGAAAAAAGTTGAGGCACGTCAAAAAGAAAACATTCCT ttgaaCCGTATTAATGGAACTTCCTCACCGCAGTCATCCCTGAGCGCTTCAGGAAGGGTGGCAGCAGTAGGACCCTACATCCAAGTCCCCAGTGCTGGCACTTACGCTGTACCAGTAGATCCAGTTAAACCGCAGTCCCTTACCATTGCTTCTAGCTCAACTCATGGAAGATCAAAATCTG aaacagacTGTGGGTGTGTGAAAAAGTCTCCAGACACCTGGAAGGTTTCTGATTTAGACATAATAGCGGATCCTATTCTGTCACCTCCCACTTCTCTTCAGTCTGCTGGTCACAATGTCATCCGCCTGGCACCTACTGTCTGTGACACCCAGCACT CTACTGATGGAAATTGGCCAATACTTAAACAGAGCTCAACCCCCGTAGTAAAACCCCCTCAGATCTCCAACGCAGACTGGAAAGAGTCAAGCATGGATACAGCTTTAAAACAAGGAACTATATCCAGCCAGCCTTTGCCAACCTCAGTATTAGGAAGCACGGATAAGCTG GGTCTTGACCTGGGGAAGGTACCACCACCAATTCCTGGTGTAAGCAAGCAGTTGCCTCAAAACTATGGGACGTATCCAAGTCCAGTTCCCTTAGGAACAAGTTCCACAAATTCCCTGGAAAGAAGGAAGGACGGCAGCCTGCCCAGACCTGGCACAAGTATAACAAATCGGCAACGACCAGTTCCGCTCCCGCCGCCAAGCAACGTACATCAGCCCAGCTCTTCGCAACAGATTCAACAAAGAATTTCTGTACCTCCCAGCCCCACGTATCAACCTTCAGGTTCCCCCTTGTTTCCAGGAGGAGACGGCAGGCCAGAACTCCCGCTGACTGTGGCAATCAGACCATTTCTAGCTGACAAAGGATCACGACCTCAGTCTCCCAGAAAAGGGCCACAGACAGTGAACTCCAGTTCCATTTACTCAATGTATCTCCAGCAAGCAACACCACCAAAGAATTATCAACAAGCTGTGTATAATACCTTAAATAAGTCAGTAAAAGCAG ttTATGGAAAACCCGTTTTACAATCTGGTTCGACGTCTCCCTCACCCTTGCCGTTTCTTCACGGTTCTTTGCCTGCCCAGACTTCCTCCCAGCCACAATCTCAGCCTCAGACTGAGGTCTCCGACAAAGATCAAGAGCTGGAAAATGCTCCACCATCCAGTGAAAACAGCAATGTGGAGAACATTCCTCGTCCTCTCAGCCCTACTAAGCTCACACCTATTGTGCATTCCCCCCTGCGATATCAAAGTGACGCTGACCTTGAAGCTCTGAGAAGAAAACTGGCCAATGCTCCCAGGCCATTAAAGAAGCGCAGTTCTATCACTGAACCAGAGGGCCCAAGTGGACCCAATATACAAAAATTATTGTATCAGCGCTTTAATACTCTCGCTGGAGGAATAGAAAGTGCTCCTTTTTATCAGCCAAGCAATCCCCAGGACTTCATAGGCATCTTAGCAGATGTTGACAATGGTAACGCCAGTACCAATGGCAATATTGAAGAACCTATTTCTGTGCAACCTACAGTTCCTCTTCCTGATGAGCCGCCACCCCCTTCGTCAGATGCCAATGATAATGAATTACCTTCTCCTGCTACTGAGGAACTGATAAGCACTGAAACCACGAATCAAACGTCTGAGACAACTGAAGATAACAACAACAATCCTGCTATAGTTCCTTCTACCGAACAGTCACCCAGTCCCACACCTGAGGTCAGTTCTCCAGTAGAAGATGAAGCTCCTTTGccacctgctcttcctcctccgcTTCCACCA ACAAAACGTACCAACTTGAAGAAACCAAACTCAGAAAGAACAGGCCATGGTTTGAGAGTGAAGTTCAACCCCCTGGCCCTCCTGCTAGATGCTTCTTTGGAGGGAGAATTTGATCTTGTACAGCGAATCATATATGAG GTTGATGATCCCAGTAAACCAAATGATGAAGGAATTACACCTTTGCATAATGCCGTATGTGCTGGTCATCACCACATCGTGAAGTTCCTGCTCGATTttggtgtaaatgtaaatgcagCAGATAGTGATGGGTG GACACCCTTGCATTGCGCTGCTTCTTGCAATAGTGTTCATCTCTGTAAACTACTGGTTGAATCTGGGGCAGCTATTTTTGCATCCACTATAAGTGATATAGAAACTGCTGCAGACAAGTGTGAAGAGATGGAAGAAGGTTATATTCAGTGTTCGCAGTTCTTGTACG GAGTGCAAGAGAAGCTGGGAGTGATGAATAAGGGAGTGGTGTACGCCCTGTGGGATTACGAAGCCCAGAATAACGATGAGTTGTCATTCCACGAGGGCGATGCCATTACCATTCTGAGACGCAAGGATGACAACGAAACAGAGTGGTGGTGGGCCCGCCTCAATGATAAAGAAGGCTACGTGCCCAAAAACCTCCTTGGG TTATATCCACGAATAAAACCTAGACAGCGAACCCTTGCTTGA
- the PPP1R13B gene encoding apoptosis-stimulating of p53 protein 1 isoform X8, which translates to MWMKKNKLRVKLQVGNPRVELTLSELQDMAARQQQQIENQQQMLVAKEQRLRYLKQQERRQQQSVSESEKLQKLKERVETQETKLKKIRAMRGQVDYSKIMNGNLSTEIEHISAMFQEKQQELQAAVLKVDQLTQQLEDLRKGKLNGFQSYNGQMTGPAAVELKKLYQELQIRNRLNQEQNSKLQQQKELLNKRNMEVAMMDKRINELRERLYKKKVEARQKENIPLNRINGTSSPQSSLSASGRVAAVGPYIQVPSAGTYAVPVDPVKPQSLTIASSSTHGRSKSETDCGCVKKSPDTWKVSDLDIIADPILSPPTSLQSAGHNVIRLAPTVCDTQHSTDGNWPILKQSSTPVVKPPQISNADWKESSMDTALKQGTISSQPLPTSVLGSTDKLGLDLGKVPPPIPGVSKQLPQNYGTYPSPVPLGTSSTNSLERRKDGSLPRPGTSITNRQRPVPLPPPSNVHQPSSSQQIQQRISVPPSPTYQPSGSPLFPGGDGRPELPLTVAIRPFLADKGSRPQSPRKGPQTVNSSSIYSMYLQQATPPKNYQQAVYNTLNKSVKAVYGKPVLQSGSTSPSPLPFLHGSLPAQTSSQPQSQPQTEVSDKDQELENAPPSSENSNVENIPRPLSPTKLTPIVHSPLRYQSDADLEALRRKLANAPRPLKKRSSITEPEGPSGPNIQKLLYQRFNTLAGGIESAPFYQPSNPQDFIGILADVDNGNASTNGNIEEPISVQPTVPLPDEPPPPSSDANDNELPSPATEELISTETTNQTSETTEDNNNNPAIVPSTEQSPSPTPEVSSPVEDEAPLPPALPPPLPPTKRTNLKKPNSERTGHGLRVKFNPLALLLDASLEGEFDLVQRIIYEVDDPSKPNDEGITPLHNAVCAGHHHIVKFLLDFGVNVNAADSDGWTPLHCAASCNSVHLCKLLVESGAAIFASTISDIETAADKCEEMEEGYIQCSQFLYGVQEKLGVMNKGVVYALWDYEAQNNDELSFHEGDAITILRRKDDNETEWWWARLNDKEGYVPKNLLGLYPRIKPRQRTLA; encoded by the exons ATGTggatgaaaaagaacaaactgcGAGTGAAGTTACAG GTTGGGAATCCACGTGTTGAGCTCACTCTTTCTGAACTTCAAGATATGGCTGCCCGACAACAGCAGCAGATTGAAAATCAACAGCAAATGTTGGTTGCTAAG GAGCAACGTTTGCGTTATTTGAAGCAACAAGAACGTCGCCAGCAGCAGTCCGTTTCTGAGAGTGAAAAGCTTCAAAAACTTAAAGAACGTGTTGAAACCCAGGagacaaagctgaaaaaaatccgTGCCATGAGAGGACAAGTGGACTACAGCAAGATCATGAATGGCAATCTGT CAACTGAAATTGAACATATAAGTGCAATGTTccaggaaaagcagcaggagctACAGGCTGCAGTGTTAAAAGTGGATCAACTTACTCAGCAACTGGAGGATTTAAGGAAAGGGAAACTGAACGGGTTTCAGTCATACAACGGCCAAATGACGGGACCTGCCGCAGTAGAATTAAAGAAGTTGTATCAAGAGCTACAG attcgtAACAGGCTTAACCAGGAGCAGAACTCAAAGCTTCAGCAGCAGAAGGAGCTCTTAAACAAACGCAATATGGAGGTGGCTATGATGGACAAGCGAATCAATGAGCTGCGGGAACGACTATACAAGAAAAAAGTTGAGGCACGTCAAAAAGAAAACATTCCT ttgaaCCGTATTAATGGAACTTCCTCACCGCAGTCATCCCTGAGCGCTTCAGGAAGGGTGGCAGCAGTAGGACCCTACATCCAAGTCCCCAGTGCTGGCACTTACGCTGTACCAGTAGATCCAGTTAAACCGCAGTCCCTTACCATTGCTTCTAGCTCAACTCATGGAAGATCAAAATCTG aaacagacTGTGGGTGTGTGAAAAAGTCTCCAGACACCTGGAAGGTTTCTGATTTAGACATAATAGCGGATCCTATTCTGTCACCTCCCACTTCTCTTCAGTCTGCTGGTCACAATGTCATCCGCCTGGCACCTACTGTCTGTGACACCCAGCACT CTACTGATGGAAATTGGCCAATACTTAAACAGAGCTCAACCCCCGTAGTAAAACCCCCTCAGATCTCCAACGCAGACTGGAAAGAGTCAAGCATGGATACAGCTTTAAAACAAGGAACTATATCCAGCCAGCCTTTGCCAACCTCAGTATTAGGAAGCACGGATAAGCTG GGTCTTGACCTGGGGAAGGTACCACCACCAATTCCTGGTGTAAGCAAGCAGTTGCCTCAAAACTATGGGACGTATCCAAGTCCAGTTCCCTTAGGAACAAGTTCCACAAATTCCCTGGAAAGAAGGAAGGACGGCAGCCTGCCCAGACCTGGCACAAGTATAACAAATCGGCAACGACCAGTTCCGCTCCCGCCGCCAAGCAACGTACATCAGCCCAGCTCTTCGCAACAGATTCAACAAAGAATTTCTGTACCTCCCAGCCCCACGTATCAACCTTCAGGTTCCCCCTTGTTTCCAGGAGGAGACGGCAGGCCAGAACTCCCGCTGACTGTGGCAATCAGACCATTTCTAGCTGACAAAGGATCACGACCTCAGTCTCCCAGAAAAGGGCCACAGACAGTGAACTCCAGTTCCATTTACTCAATGTATCTCCAGCAAGCAACACCACCAAAGAATTATCAACAAGCTGTGTATAATACCTTAAATAAGTCAGTAAAAGCAG ttTATGGAAAACCCGTTTTACAATCTGGTTCGACGTCTCCCTCACCCTTGCCGTTTCTTCACGGTTCTTTGCCTGCCCAGACTTCCTCCCAGCCACAATCTCAGCCTCAGACTGAGGTCTCCGACAAAGATCAAGAGCTGGAAAATGCTCCACCATCCAGTGAAAACAGCAATGTGGAGAACATTCCTCGTCCTCTCAGCCCTACTAAGCTCACACCTATTGTGCATTCCCCCCTGCGATATCAAAGTGACGCTGACCTTGAAGCTCTGAGAAGAAAACTGGCCAATGCTCCCAGGCCATTAAAGAAGCGCAGTTCTATCACTGAACCAGAGGGCCCAAGTGGACCCAATATACAAAAATTATTGTATCAGCGCTTTAATACTCTCGCTGGAGGAATAGAAAGTGCTCCTTTTTATCAGCCAAGCAATCCCCAGGACTTCATAGGCATCTTAGCAGATGTTGACAATGGTAACGCCAGTACCAATGGCAATATTGAAGAACCTATTTCTGTGCAACCTACAGTTCCTCTTCCTGATGAGCCGCCACCCCCTTCGTCAGATGCCAATGATAATGAATTACCTTCTCCTGCTACTGAGGAACTGATAAGCACTGAAACCACGAATCAAACGTCTGAGACAACTGAAGATAACAACAACAATCCTGCTATAGTTCCTTCTACCGAACAGTCACCCAGTCCCACACCTGAGGTCAGTTCTCCAGTAGAAGATGAAGCTCCTTTGccacctgctcttcctcctccgcTTCCACCA ACAAAACGTACCAACTTGAAGAAACCAAACTCAGAAAGAACAGGCCATGGTTTGAGAGTGAAGTTCAACCCCCTGGCCCTCCTGCTAGATGCTTCTTTGGAGGGAGAATTTGATCTTGTACAGCGAATCATATATGAG GTTGATGATCCCAGTAAACCAAATGATGAAGGAATTACACCTTTGCATAATGCCGTATGTGCTGGTCATCACCACATCGTGAAGTTCCTGCTCGATTttggtgtaaatgtaaatgcagCAGATAGTGATGGGTG GACACCCTTGCATTGCGCTGCTTCTTGCAATAGTGTTCATCTCTGTAAACTACTGGTTGAATCTGGGGCAGCTATTTTTGCATCCACTATAAGTGATATAGAAACTGCTGCAGACAAGTGTGAAGAGATGGAAGAAGGTTATATTCAGTGTTCGCAGTTCTTGTACG GAGTGCAAGAGAAGCTGGGAGTGATGAATAAGGGAGTGGTGTACGCCCTGTGGGATTACGAAGCCCAGAATAACGATGAGTTGTCATTCCACGAGGGCGATGCCATTACCATTCTGAGACGCAAGGATGACAACGAAACAGAGTGGTGGTGGGCCCGCCTCAATGATAAAGAAGGCTACGTGCCCAAAAACCTCCTTGGG TTATATCCACGAATAAAACCTAGACAGCGAACCCTTGCTTGA
- the PPP1R13B gene encoding apoptosis-stimulating of p53 protein 1 isoform X6, whose product MILTVFLSNNEQILTEVPITPETTCRDVVEFCKEPGEGSCHLAEVWRGNERPIPFDHMMYDHLQKWGPRREEVKFFLRHEESPAESNEQSGRQAQNQRNGINIPVEKRTENGVGNPRVELTLSELQDMAARQQQQIENQQQMLVAKEQRLRYLKQQERRQQQSVSESEKLQKLKERVETQETKLKKIRAMRGQVDYSKIMNGNLSTEIEHISAMFQEKQQELQAAVLKVDQLTQQLEDLRKGKLNGFQSYNGQMTGPAAVELKKLYQELQIRNRLNQEQNSKLQQQKELLNKRNMEVAMMDKRINELRERLYKKKVEARQKENIPLNRINGTSSPQSSLSASGRVAAVGPYIQVPSAGTYAVPVDPVKPQSLTIASSSTHGRSKSETDCGCVKKSPDTWKVSDLDIIADPILSPPTSLQSAGHNVIRLAPTVCDTQHSTDGNWPILKQSSTPVVKPPQISNADWKESSMDTALKQGTISSQPLPTSVLGSTDKLGLDLGKVPPPIPGVSKQLPQNYGTYPSPVPLGTSSTNSLERRKDGSLPRPGTSITNRQRPVPLPPPSNVHQPSSSQQIQQRISVPPSPTYQPSGSPLFPGGDGRPELPLTVAIRPFLADKGSRPQSPRKGPQTVNSSSIYSMYLQQATPPKNYQQAVYNTLNKSVKAVYGKPVLQSGSTSPSPLPFLHGSLPAQTSSQPQSQPQTEVSDKDQELENAPPSSENSNVENIPRPLSPTKLTPIVHSPLRYQSDADLEALRRKLANAPRPLKKRSSITEPEGPSGPNIQKLLYQRFNTLAGGIESAPFYQPSNPQDFIGILADVDNGNASTNGNIEEPISVQPTVPLPDEPPPPSSDANDNELPSPATEELISTETTNQTSETTEDNNNNPAIVPSTEQSPSPTPEVSSPVEDEAPLPPALPPPLPPTKRTNLKKPNSERTGHGLRVKFNPLALLLDASLEGEFDLVQRIIYEVDDPSKPNDEGITPLHNAVCAGHHHIVKFLLDFGVNVNAADSDGWTPLHCAASCNSVHLCKLLVESGAAIFASTISDIETAADKCEEMEEGYIQCSQFLYGVQEKLGVMNKGVVYALWDYEAQNNDELSFHEGDAITILRRKDDNETEWWWARLNDKEGYVPKNLLGLYPRIKPRQRTLA is encoded by the exons GTTGGGAATCCACGTGTTGAGCTCACTCTTTCTGAACTTCAAGATATGGCTGCCCGACAACAGCAGCAGATTGAAAATCAACAGCAAATGTTGGTTGCTAAG GAGCAACGTTTGCGTTATTTGAAGCAACAAGAACGTCGCCAGCAGCAGTCCGTTTCTGAGAGTGAAAAGCTTCAAAAACTTAAAGAACGTGTTGAAACCCAGGagacaaagctgaaaaaaatccgTGCCATGAGAGGACAAGTGGACTACAGCAAGATCATGAATGGCAATCTGT CAACTGAAATTGAACATATAAGTGCAATGTTccaggaaaagcagcaggagctACAGGCTGCAGTGTTAAAAGTGGATCAACTTACTCAGCAACTGGAGGATTTAAGGAAAGGGAAACTGAACGGGTTTCAGTCATACAACGGCCAAATGACGGGACCTGCCGCAGTAGAATTAAAGAAGTTGTATCAAGAGCTACAG attcgtAACAGGCTTAACCAGGAGCAGAACTCAAAGCTTCAGCAGCAGAAGGAGCTCTTAAACAAACGCAATATGGAGGTGGCTATGATGGACAAGCGAATCAATGAGCTGCGGGAACGACTATACAAGAAAAAAGTTGAGGCACGTCAAAAAGAAAACATTCCT ttgaaCCGTATTAATGGAACTTCCTCACCGCAGTCATCCCTGAGCGCTTCAGGAAGGGTGGCAGCAGTAGGACCCTACATCCAAGTCCCCAGTGCTGGCACTTACGCTGTACCAGTAGATCCAGTTAAACCGCAGTCCCTTACCATTGCTTCTAGCTCAACTCATGGAAGATCAAAATCTG aaacagacTGTGGGTGTGTGAAAAAGTCTCCAGACACCTGGAAGGTTTCTGATTTAGACATAATAGCGGATCCTATTCTGTCACCTCCCACTTCTCTTCAGTCTGCTGGTCACAATGTCATCCGCCTGGCACCTACTGTCTGTGACACCCAGCACT CTACTGATGGAAATTGGCCAATACTTAAACAGAGCTCAACCCCCGTAGTAAAACCCCCTCAGATCTCCAACGCAGACTGGAAAGAGTCAAGCATGGATACAGCTTTAAAACAAGGAACTATATCCAGCCAGCCTTTGCCAACCTCAGTATTAGGAAGCACGGATAAGCTG GGTCTTGACCTGGGGAAGGTACCACCACCAATTCCTGGTGTAAGCAAGCAGTTGCCTCAAAACTATGGGACGTATCCAAGTCCAGTTCCCTTAGGAACAAGTTCCACAAATTCCCTGGAAAGAAGGAAGGACGGCAGCCTGCCCAGACCTGGCACAAGTATAACAAATCGGCAACGACCAGTTCCGCTCCCGCCGCCAAGCAACGTACATCAGCCCAGCTCTTCGCAACAGATTCAACAAAGAATTTCTGTACCTCCCAGCCCCACGTATCAACCTTCAGGTTCCCCCTTGTTTCCAGGAGGAGACGGCAGGCCAGAACTCCCGCTGACTGTGGCAATCAGACCATTTCTAGCTGACAAAGGATCACGACCTCAGTCTCCCAGAAAAGGGCCACAGACAGTGAACTCCAGTTCCATTTACTCAATGTATCTCCAGCAAGCAACACCACCAAAGAATTATCAACAAGCTGTGTATAATACCTTAAATAAGTCAGTAAAAGCAG ttTATGGAAAACCCGTTTTACAATCTGGTTCGACGTCTCCCTCACCCTTGCCGTTTCTTCACGGTTCTTTGCCTGCCCAGACTTCCTCCCAGCCACAATCTCAGCCTCAGACTGAGGTCTCCGACAAAGATCAAGAGCTGGAAAATGCTCCACCATCCAGTGAAAACAGCAATGTGGAGAACATTCCTCGTCCTCTCAGCCCTACTAAGCTCACACCTATTGTGCATTCCCCCCTGCGATATCAAAGTGACGCTGACCTTGAAGCTCTGAGAAGAAAACTGGCCAATGCTCCCAGGCCATTAAAGAAGCGCAGTTCTATCACTGAACCAGAGGGCCCAAGTGGACCCAATATACAAAAATTATTGTATCAGCGCTTTAATACTCTCGCTGGAGGAATAGAAAGTGCTCCTTTTTATCAGCCAAGCAATCCCCAGGACTTCATAGGCATCTTAGCAGATGTTGACAATGGTAACGCCAGTACCAATGGCAATATTGAAGAACCTATTTCTGTGCAACCTACAGTTCCTCTTCCTGATGAGCCGCCACCCCCTTCGTCAGATGCCAATGATAATGAATTACCTTCTCCTGCTACTGAGGAACTGATAAGCACTGAAACCACGAATCAAACGTCTGAGACAACTGAAGATAACAACAACAATCCTGCTATAGTTCCTTCTACCGAACAGTCACCCAGTCCCACACCTGAGGTCAGTTCTCCAGTAGAAGATGAAGCTCCTTTGccacctgctcttcctcctccgcTTCCACCA ACAAAACGTACCAACTTGAAGAAACCAAACTCAGAAAGAACAGGCCATGGTTTGAGAGTGAAGTTCAACCCCCTGGCCCTCCTGCTAGATGCTTCTTTGGAGGGAGAATTTGATCTTGTACAGCGAATCATATATGAG GTTGATGATCCCAGTAAACCAAATGATGAAGGAATTACACCTTTGCATAATGCCGTATGTGCTGGTCATCACCACATCGTGAAGTTCCTGCTCGATTttggtgtaaatgtaaatgcagCAGATAGTGATGGGTG GACACCCTTGCATTGCGCTGCTTCTTGCAATAGTGTTCATCTCTGTAAACTACTGGTTGAATCTGGGGCAGCTATTTTTGCATCCACTATAAGTGATATAGAAACTGCTGCAGACAAGTGTGAAGAGATGGAAGAAGGTTATATTCAGTGTTCGCAGTTCTTGTACG GAGTGCAAGAGAAGCTGGGAGTGATGAATAAGGGAGTGGTGTACGCCCTGTGGGATTACGAAGCCCAGAATAACGATGAGTTGTCATTCCACGAGGGCGATGCCATTACCATTCTGAGACGCAAGGATGACAACGAAACAGAGTGGTGGTGGGCCCGCCTCAATGATAAAGAAGGCTACGTGCCCAAAAACCTCCTTGGG TTATATCCACGAATAAAACCTAGACAGCGAACCCTTGCTTGA